The following are encoded together in the Primulina tabacum isolate GXHZ01 chromosome 18, ASM2559414v2, whole genome shotgun sequence genome:
- the LOC142533188 gene encoding actin-depolymerizing factor 7-like codes for MANAASGTAVHDDCKLKFLELKAKRNYRFLIFKIDGQQVVVDKLGSPGDSYEDFAAALPSDECRYAVFDFDFITNENVQKSKIYFIAWSPETSKVRMKMVYASSKDRFKRELDGIQVELQATDPSEMTFDIIKARAI; via the exons ATG GCAAATGCTGCGTCCGGAACGGCGGTGCACGACGATTGTAAGCTGAAGTTCTTGGAACTAAAAGCGAAGAGGAACTATCGTTTCTTAATATTCAAGATCGACGGGCAACAGGTTGTGGTGGATAAACTCGGGAGCCCCGGAGACAGTTACGAGGATTTCGCAGCTGCACTTCCTTCTGATGAGTGTCGCTATGCTGTCTTCGATTTCGATTTCATCACCAATGAAAATGTGCAGAAGAGCAAGATTTACTTCATTGCATG GTCGCCAGAGACATCGAAGGTGAGAATGAAGATGGTGTACGCTAGCTCAAAGGACAGATTCAAGAGGGAATTGGATGGGATTCAAGTGGAGTTGCAGGCAACGGATCCCAGTGAGATGACCTTCGACATCATTAAAGCTCGCGCAATCTGA